One Planctomycetia bacterium genomic window carries:
- a CDS encoding PEP-CTERM sorting domain-containing protein produces the protein MQTSPTVSIPWTEKSCAFALLVGAALSLSLAPSAASAAVVGFLGNFDVINDTGQTAYGFEIELEGIHSSEITDVFGGPGRGFPTGRGFDPATSVERYGSPTITEYTNGAVFGTKVTYSALYDGASWDFGTPSGTFITPGDNCWSGGGLGYGPDTPCDHFGIGTFGNATKTTYSWLHEVSPGVLTTATGIVQLPAPMWTVIPPDPQLPPAPPQVVAHIEAPDPAQGAEFGEALWVKVFTTEFEDAIELEELVGDNAHVQGAETEIEWQLLQKEFNNPLSGQLESGYGAPVGANAASILRRYEFYEFSGVYDPENHEAQFDPGFGDSNPGPNDVGTYLGSQNAAANLVPEPQSYALMIIGLGVLGSYAVARHRKTGGALAG, from the coding sequence TTGCAAACGTCGCCGACCGTTTCCATTCCTTGGACCGAGAAATCTTGTGCGTTCGCCTTGCTTGTCGGTGCGGCCCTTTCGCTGTCCCTCGCTCCAAGCGCTGCAAGTGCGGCTGTCGTCGGTTTCTTGGGAAACTTCGACGTCATCAATGATACAGGTCAAACGGCATATGGATTTGAGATCGAACTCGAAGGCATCCACAGCTCCGAAATCACAGATGTCTTTGGCGGTCCTGGCCGCGGATTTCCCACCGGTCGGGGATTTGATCCGGCCACGAGCGTGGAGCGCTATGGAAGCCCCACGATTACGGAATACACAAACGGGGCGGTGTTCGGCACGAAGGTGACGTACAGCGCCCTCTACGATGGCGCCAGTTGGGATTTCGGCACCCCGAGCGGAACCTTCATCACACCGGGGGATAACTGCTGGTCCGGCGGCGGCCTGGGCTACGGTCCCGACACGCCGTGCGATCACTTTGGCATCGGCACTTTCGGCAACGCCACCAAAACCACGTACAGCTGGCTGCATGAGGTTTCGCCAGGTGTATTGACCACTGCCACCGGCATCGTCCAGCTTCCGGCACCAATGTGGACTGTTATTCCTCCTGACCCGCAGCTTCCGCCTGCCCCGCCTCAAGTCGTCGCACACATCGAGGCGCCTGATCCGGCGCAAGGAGCAGAGTTCGGTGAAGCTCTCTGGGTCAAAGTGTTCACGACCGAGTTCGAGGATGCGATCGAGTTAGAAGAGCTCGTGGGCGACAATGCCCATGTTCAGGGAGCAGAAACCGAAATCGAGTGGCAACTCTTGCAGAAGGAGTTCAACAACCCGCTGTCGGGACAACTTGAAAGCGGTTACGGCGCTCCTGTCGGAGCGAATGCAGCGTCGATCCTGCGCCGCTACGAGTTCTATGAATTCAGCGGTGTGTATGACCCTGAGAACCATGAAGCCCAATTTGATCCCGGCTTTGGCGACTCCAATCCCGGCCCGAATGACGTCGGCACCTACTTGGGTTCGCAGAACGCAGCGGCCAACTTAGTGCCGGAGCCGCAGAGCTATGCGCTGATGATTATCGGACTCGGCGTGTTGGGTTCGTATGCGGTGGCCCGACACCGCAAGACTGGCGGCGCGTTAGCCGGTTGA
- a CDS encoding VIT family protein has product MRTLHIERHRTDRIGWLRAAVLGANDGIVSTASLVVGVAAAHAASSDVLVAGVAGLVAGAMSMAAGEYVSVSSQADTERADIARERQELSSDNAFEHEELAAIYVKRGLDDALAKQVAKQLMAHDALAAHSRDELGISEMTTARPIQAAFASAGTFALGAAMPLATVLIAPAAVLIPVVIATSIVFLALLGGFGAYAGGAPVVKAALRVTFWGAFAMALTAGVGALFGASL; this is encoded by the coding sequence ATGCGGACTTTGCATATCGAACGGCATCGCACCGATCGCATCGGCTGGCTGCGCGCGGCTGTGCTCGGAGCGAATGATGGCATCGTTTCCACCGCCAGTCTGGTCGTCGGCGTCGCGGCGGCGCATGCCGCGAGCAGTGACGTTCTCGTCGCAGGCGTGGCCGGCCTGGTCGCGGGGGCGATGTCGATGGCGGCGGGCGAATACGTGTCCGTCAGTTCGCAGGCCGATACGGAGCGGGCCGACATCGCTCGGGAGCGCCAGGAGCTCTCCTCAGATAACGCCTTCGAGCATGAGGAATTGGCCGCCATCTATGTCAAACGCGGACTCGACGACGCGCTCGCGAAGCAGGTAGCGAAGCAGTTGATGGCTCACGACGCCTTAGCCGCGCATTCGCGCGACGAGTTGGGCATCTCGGAGATGACGACGGCCCGCCCCATTCAGGCGGCTTTCGCCTCGGCCGGAACCTTTGCGCTGGGTGCAGCGATGCCGCTGGCGACCGTGCTGATCGCTCCCGCGGCCGTGCTGATCCCCGTGGTCATTGCGACGTCGATCGTGTTCCTGGCACTCCTCGGCGGATTCGGCGCCTACGCGGGCGGCGCGCCCGTGGTAAAAGCCGCTCTGCGAGTGACTTTTTGGGGCGCATTTGCCATGGCGCTCACGGCTGGCGTCGGCGCATTGTTTGGGGCAAGTCTTTGA